The region gggccacggtatcaatatcaaagaaggtggcaaagcccatgagtgcaagttgacgaacggaaagtaaattgtatgcaagggactaaacaagcatgactttctcgatcgttagatcatgagaaatgacaaccttgccaagacccaataccttagaagatgaggcatcaccccactcgacattggtgggcatagatgggatcttttgcacgtccaccaccaagtccttgctcccggtcatatgatttgtttctccactatcgagcaaccatgatcccccaccagaagcaaacacctacaagagatcaatgcttggttttaggtacccatttagtaatgggtcctttgatgttagtaacaagggtcttaggaacccaaatagaccattcaatgtactcataaggagaaccaacaaatttagcataaacatgcccatcactagcacgacacaacacataagaagggttaaagtcgtcggctttgttggaggaggtggttttgccctttttgacatcaacacccttcacattgttcttcttctccttaggagcaccctctccctctttcacaaaggtttgcttgagaggaggaggtcgtttggtcttgtcgttcttcttcttgttcttggacttgggtgcgaacccaattccctccttggccacaacttccttttgattgctcaaaaggttgttgaggttcttctcaccttgaatgcatgccacaaggcctttctcaagtttatccttcaatttggcattctcctccacaagatgtacatgctcacaacacgggttagtggcatatgcattatcaattaataccatatgaggaaaggtggccttttccttggttagcttaacttggagttgagcatgagactccttgaggtttgcatgagcacccttcaagaccttgtgggccttgtcaagtacatcaaactcctccttgagtctagcatgatcaaccccaagtttagccttctcgaaagttagcacacgagacacaacaagagcatgatcaagatctttctttaacttggcatggtcattgttgtgtgactcctcaagagccaaacgatgcccacgctcttcctcaagagcattacagagatctgatatctcattggcatagtcacgactatgaccttccatcttaaagatggtttcttcgtgagcctcaatcctgtcattggcttcaccaagttgttccaagagagcaacaaagtgcttattggatttgcccttgagcttactcataaaagactcaaattcatttacttcctcattagacccctcactttcatcaatgccatccgtcaaagagggattagtaatgatggtggttttgatgttgggggttaccttgttggtggctttagccatgaggcacttggcggtgatgttctcgttggtgaatcgaagagagacatccggggagttgtgacaatggcaacggatgccatggccattgcttcaccatcttcatcatcatcgtcatcctcacggtattcttcttgaaccaccaaccctcgagtaggagtcttcttggtgaagttgttattgttggggaaggacttggctttgtcttttcggatgagcttgccaccattgtcttcccgcttctcgtaaggacaatccgcaacgaaatggctcacattgccacagttgtaacaagttcttactcgttgcttgcccttgaagccacttgagttgttcttgttgaaattgggccttgagttcttcttgctccaaaattgccttgaagcaagagccatgtgctcatgataatcatattttgtatcttcggggttgctctcctcatcttactcttcgtcctcttcttccacaatgaccttggccttcaaggcaaggttgggcttattTTCCCTTTAAGAGCGGAGCACCgcgttatcggcggtcttgtccaagatgctcattgcaacgaactcatccaacacttcacttgaagtcatggagtggaagtccggtctttgacgaatgatggaggacatggccttgttgtagggcatcatggcattgaggaacttgcgcttgatccaattgtcatccatgtccttgcgCCCATAATCTCGGAGTGAGatggcgagtttggttactctccgaaagagctcacgaggttcttcatcttatttcattgcaaactcatcgacttcatcttgcaccacttcatagttggagcgttgaatgcttgcgcttccccgataaagagacacaacgcattgccatgcgtctttggccatggcatggggtcggagatgagggagatcttcggggaggatagcatcttggatgatgaagagagcattctcattgaattgactatccactgcttctctaggggtgaagttgctttggTCATGTGGAtacaaaccttcttcaatgattctccaaagattagtattcacatgatttaaatgacgcttgaagcgatacacccaagaatcaagatcctcatttttcacaatcttaggaggagggccggcatgatttaaatgagtagagggaatcggtcctccatacgttggaggttccacatgggcaaagatgccggtgccatttctaccactagtagaaggacccttctcactattagcttcccccttgtcggagttagcatccatcaccttgttagtgggatcacccacttccaACGGCAAGGtaggtagtttaagtccttctaagaatttattaaacatgttttcaaccgtggttgtcatggaggttttcaatgtgtccaaggccacattgaattcctcacgggacacCGCGGTTTCCCCATCAcctgtagacgagatcggattcacaccggagtgctcctcctccccaccatctacggtgtcaaccatactcttcgggcgacaaagtccttaataaagagacgaggctctgataccaattgaaaggatcgatatagttgactagaggggggtgaataggcaactaataatttttagcttttctttaccaaattaaactttgcatcaaagtaggttgtctaaaaaTGCAACTATGTGAAAaacatatatgatgcaacaacaataagtgcacaagcaagctagggatacaacacaaatagcttgcacaagtaaaggcacgagataaccaagagtggagccgatggagacgaggatgtgttaccgaagttccttccttttgagtggaagtacgtctccgttagagcggtgtggaggcacaatgctccccaagaagccactagggccaccgtattctcctcacgccctcacacaatgcaagatgtcgtgattctactattggtgcccttgaaggcggcgaccgaacctttacaaacaaggttggggctatctccacaacttaattggaggctcccaaggacactacgaagcttcaccacaatggactatggctccgaggtgacctcaaccatctagggtgctcaaacacccaagagtaacaagatccgctagggattagtgggggaatcaaatttctcttggtggaagtgtagattcgggccttctcaacctatcccgagcaaatcaacaagtttgattggctagggagagagatcggacgaaaatggagcttggagcaacaatggagcttcttgggggaagaggtaggtcaactttggggaagaagacccctttatatagtggggggaacaatccaactgttaccccccaagcagccccgcagagagcggtactaccgctgaaccaGCGGTACTATCGTCCcctcctagcggtactaccgcgcacatgAGGGGAGCAGCgtcctggacccagagcggtactaccgtggtggtaagggcggtactaccgcttgggagcggtactaccgccactactgccgcagctagtaccgcacaacccgacacgagaaaaagaggcctcgagtcgaggcggtagtagcccggagcctcagcggtactacggcgaaagacagcaagcggtactaccgctgaggagcggTACTAACGCTTGATGTGctttggcggtactaccgctgtggcccgcggtactaccgctgggaccagtcAGGGCAAGCTAGGAGAGGAAGGAGAACTCCATTGAAGCGGAAAGGAACAGCGGGtgcgataaggatgtgtacgtgttgattccaccctagccttaccaaagcggatcccctcttgatagtatggtgactcctacgaaactagtccaccaacagagaaacgaaggagctacaccgtcttgaatacaacaccgaggggagggaatcgtctcgtgccaaaggatgaatatgCCCTTACACCATCATTTTTGAAGTTATGAACATATTTGAAAATTCGTCTGAACATTTATGAGTTTGTGAACATATTTTGAGAACATATTTTTTTTAAATctgcgaacaaattttgaaaacataaGCATTTTTTTAATTTGCAAACAAATTTTGAAAGCatggacattttttgaatttgtgacaaTTTTTGAaagtgggaacattttttgaaatgcccgaacattttttgaatttgtgaaaaaaATAGCCAAGAATTTTTAGAATAGTGAATTAATTTTGAATACATGAACATTCTTTGGATTTGTAAAAAAAAATGGAAAGTGGGAACAATATTTAAATTACCCGAACATAtttggaatttgtgaacaaatatttaaaatgcaaacattttttgaatatgaaattctttattttttgtttttgaacTTTTTGTAAAAGAAGCGAGCAATATTTGAAGGTATGAACTTTTTTGGAAAAACAGGaataaaaaaaaagaaacagaaagaagaaaaacgaaaaaggaaaggaaacgaaaaaaaggagagaaaaggaaaaggaaacaggacaaaagaaaaatgaaaaacaaaaaaacaaaaaggaaaaagaaacaggTTCAGGAACGTcctagaaggttcctaaaaccaGAAAAAAAAAACCGGCTGGAAAACTGGTACAAGTTTCGTAATACCGGGTACTGTTGCGCGCGTTGGTTACGGGGCGGCCCATTTTGTTCGCAGGCCGCTGCCTCTTTGTGCGAATGATCGACAATCTGCCGCAGAATGCAGGATTTCGCATTTATGAGGACCTTGGACGTAACTATTGGCATGCACTGTCAGGGATAACTGCTGTTGTTGACGCGCCATAAAGCAGGGGATTTTGACATGCCGTGACCAATCCTGAAACCGAACGAGTCAGAGCGGCGGGATTAACTTGCTGGTCACCCTGGCTGCATCATTACCTGCCGTGTACTCTTACCAGGCCGTGTGCGACGTTGAATCAGGCAACAGGCCGCCGGCACGACGACCAAGCACATCACGTCACGTCGCtctgcatctgcatctctgtcgtcGTAGTAATTCGTAAATTCGTTATGCAGCTGCGTTGACGGCTCAATGAGGCCAGGACCGGGTGCAACATACTCCTTTGAAGTTTGAAGGCTTGACCTTGAACACGTAAAACCATCCGATTGTCAAAAAGGAAAAACAGAGGTTGAAACCCTTCCAAGGTCATCCCCTGAACTGACGTTCACATGTGTTTTCTTCCAATCGCGACGCACACGGACGTCAGCCATTTTTAGGCCAGGTTGAAGGTTGTGTGTGACTGACTATGGCCGACCAAGCCACGTCCGCCGGTTTGGCCGCCGAACGGCCCATGCACCGCCACGCGCCCACCCACGCCCGCGGCGCCTTCAACGGCCGTATCGGCCTCGTGCACGCACGCAGCGTGGGCCGATCGTGTGGGGAATGGCTGACCTGTCGCAATATGGCACGCGTCCCCGTCACTCCGCCAGGCGCCAGGGAGGTGTGCGCGGCCGTGGGCGCACGATCGATCGGCGACGTGGCCTACGCGTCGCTCTGTTACATGGGGCGGGCCCCGCAGGAAGCGCGTCGATCGGCCGACTGGCAGATCGCTGTGCCGCTAGCTCTTTGCTGCAATGCTCCTACTCTAGTCTAGGGGAGAGAGGACACAAAAAAAAATTGGCGGGAAGACACAAATATCTAATTCGTCTGGGGTAGCCACTGTGTTCATCATCACATGCATCGTGAAGTGCAATTAATGGCAAAATAGCGGGAAAAGGGACGGGTCAACTCAACTCTTGCCTCTTGGGGTGCACAATTGCACATTTCAGATCCAGTGGCATGAAGCACGCAGGCCAGCAGCGAGACTCTGCCGGAATGTTCGCAAATAACCAAGCTGAGACGCTGGATTCAACTCAACTCCAAGAGTTGACAGAATCTGACGCCAAGAGATGCGCTACAGTGTTTACATGCACACGACGAACAATAGTACAAAACCTTGTAGTTCTTCCAAGTAATTCTTGCGAGCAGCAAGCAGTACAACCATTAATCGGCAAGCCCATCAACATCTTAGCATAAGCGTGCGAAGGAACAAACAAACCAGAAAAAACGAGAAGAATTTCGGGAGCGGTTACACGGATTCCCCCCGGCCCGAGCCAAATATCTACATACACCTGCTACCAGCCAAGCATACAAAGCGCACATTCATCAGCATCAGTCGTAGTCGATCAGGCGAGCGCGGCGAGCCCGCCGCCGCGCATCATCTGGCGGAACTCgtggaagtcgacgcggccgtcgCCGTCCCGGTCCACCTGCCCGATCATGCGGCGGCACTCCTCGGCCGACCGGCCCTGCTTCAGCCCCAGCGACGCCAGCACCGCGCTCAGCTCGTCCACCGTGATGAACCCGTCGCCGTTGGCGTCGAACACACGGAACGCCTCCCGCatgtcctcgtcgtcctcctccgcctccgcctcctcgccCGACGAGCCCTTCGCCCCGCCGCTGCCCGTCGACATAATGGTGCGGTAGAGCTCGCCGAACTCCTCCACGTCCACGCACCCGTCGCCGTCGGCGTCGATGCGCGCGATCATGGCGGCCAGCTCGTCCCCCGGCACGGGGATGCCCAGCTTGCCCAGCGAGTCCTCCAGCTCCTCCCGCGTGATGCGCCCGTCGCCGTTCCGGTCGAACAGCTCGAACACGCGCGCCAGCTCCGCGCGGTCCGCCGCCTTCACCGAGGGCGACATCTTGCTCGGGGCCGGGGACGCCGGCGGAGTTGGAGGCGACGGCGAGGGGGGCGCGGCGCAGCCGCGCACCGGGAGGATGGAGGAGAGGCTGGTCGGGATGTAGGAGAGGAGGCCGGAGGGTGGCATGGAGGGTGGTGTTGCTTTGCTCGCTGTGGAGGCTTTGAAGATCGCTCGAGTCGAGTTGGGTGGGGGAGaagtttggtggtggtggtggcgcaaaGCTTTTGCCGTGGACCAGGGTTCTATTTATACCACTTTCTCgcgtctttctttctttttcttgtaAAAGGGATAAAGTGCTTCCGTGTCCTTGTATGTCAAGAGTTTAGTCGATGCGCGTGGGTTCGGACCCCACAGCCAGCATATTTCTTGTCTAACTTTTGACACGCAAAAAAAAAACATTTAAAAAGAGTTCAGTCGATGAAGAATTTCGGACCGACTCTATTTTCCCGGGTCTTATTTGACTTCCAAATAAAGCGTCATTTTGTCTTACTTAATTTGTTACTGAGGTTTCCCTAGCCTAGATGTAAATACTAGTAATATGTAATATATCCCACAGAAAAACGGTATGACTCGCAAAAATAAAGGACGAACAACGGTATGAATACGTTGTTCTGAAAGTACGTGTTCCATGTATAGGAACATGCTACTCTGGACATGTCTACGTATGAACCCATTTCACGAAATTGGCAAAAGTCGCATTTACATATTTTGGAAAAAATACATGTGTGTGCTTTTTTGCATGTCAATATTAAACAAAAAAAATGCTGGCTGTGGGGTTCGAACCCACGCGCACTTATGTGCAGAAGATCTTAAGTCTTCCCCCTTAACCACTCGGGCAAACCAGCTCTTGCTGTGACAAAGATACATGTTCCGTAAAATATACTATGATTGCACAAACTCACATATGATCATGCTAAATAACAGTAGAGGCAAAATGACACTTTATTTAATGCCTGGGTAGAAATATggggcttgctatagttgatcaacGTTGCTattcgtgtatatatatatatatggaaaataaGAAAAGAGGAGAACTACTGAAAAAGTCTGAAATATGGTGTATATATGTGGAAAATAAGAGAAGAGCAATACGGGGAGGGGAGGGAAATTCTTTGGTATTTTTGAAATTATTAAATTTAACTTTTGAATTATTACGAGGCATATGATTTCCACATAACTTAAAAATGCAGCATTCTATTCTTTATTTCGGTGTGCTATATGCTTTGTCCCAGACTTGTTGCCACGATGGAACTAGAAGCTGAAAACTAAtacatgaagcaatataaaatacatttGACTTCTGTTTTGAGAATAAAAAATCTGGCCAGGTTACGGCATCTCCAAAAGCAGACCCTCGAATCGCCAGCAAACGTCCGGAACGGTGCTGTCCGGATGCGTTGACATCCAACATTGTCCCGCATCAGTCTGCAGACCAGTTCGCGTGTCCGTTTTCCCATAAACCGAAAGCAAACTAAGGAGGCTTTGCGGGGGTCCGGACCGCCGCTACGTCAAGCTCCGACACCCCCGGCCCACCCAAAACCACACCTAGACCCGGTCTTCATCTCTTTCCCCTTTCTCTGCATCTGCTTCCTCCCTGGTCGTCGCCGTTGTACCACCTTGGTCGTCCGTCAAGCCCTTGTAGGACCTCCGCTGCCTCCACCGCTCCACCCAGTCGCCACGCGCTTTGCCTACGCCGTCATTCGTCACCACTCGTCCGTCCACCATGCAGGTACCATCCACCCATGCGGATGCTGTCCGTGGGGTCACCACGTCCGGTAATTATTTGGTGAAATGCCCGTGTTAAAATTTTGACTTTTCCCCCCTTCTTTGAAGCAATGGATTTAAACATGGAGTCCATGTACGAGCACTACATTGAGTCGTCCAACGACTCGTCCGATGATGAGGGTTATGCGGGTACAACAACGATGATGCAAGCGTTTCTTCCAGATGTGGAGCGTGCGGAGCATGTGCTCTATTTCAAGGGATAGACCAATGACCATTGAGTGTTAGATTGGAACAGTGCACGCGGGCATTTGA is a window of Triticum dicoccoides isolate Atlit2015 ecotype Zavitan chromosome 2B, WEW_v2.0, whole genome shotgun sequence DNA encoding:
- the LOC119364738 gene encoding probable calcium-binding protein CML22, producing the protein MPPSGLLSYIPTSLSSILPVRGCAAPPSPSPPTPPASPAPSKMSPSVKAADRAELARVFELFDRNGDGRITREELEDSLGKLGIPVPGDELAAMIARIDADGDGCVDVEEFGELYRTIMSTGSGGAKGSSGEEAEAEEDDEDMREAFRVFDANGDGFITVDELSAVLASLGLKQGRSAEECRRMIGQVDRDGDGRVDFHEFRQMMRGGGLAALA